One segment of Enterobacter ludwigii DNA contains the following:
- a CDS encoding DUF1837 domain-containing protein: protein MGLYEKWCESIKENDERKYYWTYVEKDGGRDDIREDLAETIRSHYERLERIADDVGRLGYKVAAKILREAMPNTPKGRSGDLGEILATELVEEEIGLRVPVRRLRYKDGRNMAMRGDDIIGAGYQGNKLWLLKGEAKSNQKLGKTTVTAARKVLDRDNGRCTPDSLLFVANRLLESNDAGDNALGRDLRDEVGLKSMPADRIDHMLFTVSGNGPHASLKENLEAAGVNRDHYVVNIHVEDHQDFIAAMYLEAEDLGDD from the coding sequence GTGGGGCTATATGAGAAGTGGTGTGAATCCATTAAAGAAAATGATGAACGCAAGTATTACTGGACGTATGTCGAGAAGGACGGCGGCCGCGATGATATCCGCGAGGACCTTGCTGAGACCATTCGCTCGCACTACGAACGACTTGAACGCATCGCCGATGACGTAGGGCGACTAGGATACAAGGTTGCTGCCAAGATCCTCCGCGAGGCAATGCCTAATACCCCGAAGGGCCGCTCTGGCGACCTCGGCGAAATCCTTGCGACTGAACTAGTTGAGGAAGAAATCGGTCTGCGGGTACCCGTGCGCCGGCTCCGTTACAAGGACGGCCGTAACATGGCCATGCGCGGCGATGACATCATCGGCGCGGGCTACCAAGGCAATAAGCTCTGGCTGCTAAAAGGTGAAGCTAAAAGTAACCAGAAGCTTGGCAAAACCACGGTCACCGCCGCCCGCAAGGTCCTCGACCGCGACAATGGCCGCTGCACGCCTGACTCGCTGCTGTTCGTCGCCAATCGCCTGCTGGAGAGCAACGACGCTGGCGATAACGCACTGGGTCGCGACCTTCGTGACGAAGTGGGTCTTAAGTCTATGCCAGCCGATCGCATCGACCACATGCTCTTCACCGTGTCGGGTAACGGCCCTCACGCTTCCCTGAAAGAGAACCTTGAAGCCGCTGGAGTCAACAGGGACCATTACGTCGTGAACATTCACGTCGAAGACCATCAGGATTTCATTGCGGCAATGTACCTAGAGGCGGAAGATCTTGGAGACGACTGA